A region of Pseudomonadota bacterium DNA encodes the following proteins:
- the uppS gene encoding polyprenyl diphosphate synthase: MPIKKLLYFSYEKFLEKGVKKGEMPTHLGLILDGNRRYAKEMGYDNVTMGHKQGANKLDDVLQWCADLGIKIITIWVFSTENIQRNKEEVEALLKVIQEKIEELAKSPVIKKNGFRIKALGKIDTLPEELKAAIKRTEESTQTHTNHMLNIAIGYGGREEILEAVKKAVKEKKVSTIDELANSITLEDITSHLYTNGIPDPDLIIRTSGEIRLSGFLLWQSAYSEFYFCDALWPVFRKIDFLRAIRSYQHRSRRFGQ, translated from the coding sequence ATGCCTATTAAGAAATTATTATATTTTTCGTATGAAAAGTTCCTCGAAAAAGGCGTGAAAAAGGGTGAAATGCCAACCCACCTTGGCCTTATCCTCGACGGCAACCGGAGATACGCAAAGGAAATGGGCTATGATAATGTTACAATGGGCCATAAACAGGGCGCTAATAAACTGGATGATGTCTTGCAATGGTGCGCTGATTTGGGTATAAAAATTATCACTATATGGGTTTTCTCCACCGAGAATATCCAGAGAAATAAGGAAGAGGTTGAGGCACTTCTGAAAGTGATACAGGAAAAGATAGAAGAGCTCGCAAAAAGCCCTGTCATAAAGAAGAATGGCTTCAGAATTAAAGCGCTGGGCAAGATTGATACGCTCCCGGAAGAACTGAAGGCAGCAATAAAAAGGACCGAAGAATCTACGCAAACCCATACAAACCATATGCTCAATATTGCAATCGGATATGGCGGCAGGGAAGAAATTCTGGAAGCGGTAAAGAAGGCTGTCAAAGAAAAAAAGGTCAGCACCATAGATGAGCTGGCGAACAGCATCACTTTGGAAGACATTACAAGCCACCTATACACCAACGGGATTCCTGATCCAGACCTGATTATCAGGACAAGCGGCGAGATACGCCTAAGCGGTTTTCTCCTCTGGCAGAGCGCATACAGCGAGTTTTACTTTTGTGATGCCCTGTGGCCTGTTTTCAGGAAAATTGATTTCTTAAGGGCTATCAGGAG